A window from Gopherus flavomarginatus isolate rGopFla2 chromosome 4, rGopFla2.mat.asm, whole genome shotgun sequence encodes these proteins:
- the EEF1A1 gene encoding elongation factor 1-alpha 1: MGKEKTHINIVVIGHVDSGKSTTTGHLIYKCGGIDKRTIEKFEKEAAEMGKGSFKYAWVLDKLKAERERGITIDISLWKFETSKYYVTIIDAPGHRDFIKNMITGTSQADCAVLIVAAGVGEFEAGISKNGQTREHALLAYTLGVKQLIVGVNKMDSTEPPYSQKRYEEIVKEVSTYIKKIGYNPDTVAFVPISGWNGDNMLEPSTNMPWFKGWKVTRKDGNASGTTLLEALDSILPPTRPTDKPLRLPLQDVYKIGGIGTVPVGRVETGILKPGMVVTFAPVNVTTEVKSVEMHHEALSEALPGDNVGFNVKNVSVKDVRRGNVAGDSKNDPPMEAAGFTAQVIILNHPGQISAGYAPVLDCHTAHIACKFAELKEKIDRRSGKKLEDGPKFLKSGDAAIVDMVPGKPMCVESFSDYPPLGRFAVRDMRQTVAVGVIKAVDKKAAGAGKVTKSAQKAQKAK, encoded by the exons ATGGGTAAGGAGAAAACCCACATCAACATCGTCGTCATCGGCCATGTCGACTCCGGCAAGTCCACCACCACCGGGCACCTCATCTACAAGTGCGGGGGCATCGACAAGCGGACCATCGAGAAGTTCGAGAAGGAAGCTGCGGAG ATGGGCAAAGGTTCCTTCAAATATGCCTGGGTTTTGGACAAGCTGAAGGCTGAGCGTGAGCGTGGTATCACAATTGATATTTCTTTGTGGAAATTTGAAACAAGCAAGTACTATGTCACCATCATTGATGCTCCTGGACACAGAGATTTCATCAAAAACATGATTACTGGCACTTCCCAA GCTGACTGTGCTGTCCTTATTGTTGCTGCTGGTGTTGGTGAGTTTGAAGCTGGTATCTCCAAGAATGGGCAGACTCGTGAACATGCCCTTCTGGCCTACACACTGGGTGTAAAACAGCTGATTGTTGGTGTGAACAAGATGGATTCCACTGAACCACCGTACAGCCAGAAGAGATATGAAGAAATTGTCAAAGAAGTCAGCACTTACATTAAGAAAATTGGCTACAATCCAGACACTGTAGCTTTTGTGCCAATTTCTGGTTGGAATGGAGACAATATGTTGGAGCCTAGCACTAAc ATGCCCTGGTTTAAGGGATGGAAGGTTACCCGTAAGGATGGCAATGCCAGTGGAACTACCCTGCTAGAAGCTTTGGATAGTATACTGCCACCAACTCGTCCAACTGACAAGCCTCTGCGTTTGCCTCTGCAAGATGTCTACAAAATTGGTG gtaTTGGTACTGTTCCAGTTGGTCGTGTGGAAACTGGCATCCTGAAGCCAGGCATGGTAGTAACATTTGCCCCTGTCAACGTAACAACTGAAGTAAAATCTGTTGAGATGCATCATGAAGCTTTGAGTGAAGCTCTGCCTGGTGACAATGTTGGCTTCAATGTCAAGAACGTGTCTGTGAAAGACGTTCGCCGTGGTAATGTTGCTGGTGACAGTAAGAATGACCccccaatggaagctgctggcttCACTGCCCAG GTCATCATCCTGAACCACCCAGGCCAAATTAGTGCTGGTTATGCCCCTGTGTTGGATTGCCACACTGCTCACATTGCTTGCAAGTTTGCTGAACTGAAAGAGAAGATTGATCGTCGTTCTGGTAAGAAGTTGGAGGATGGTCCTAAATTCTTGAAATCTGGAGACGCTGCCATCGTTGACATGGTCCCAGGCAAACCCATGTGTGTCGAGAGCTTCTCAGACTACCCTCCTCTGG